The Opitutaceae bacterium genome contains a region encoding:
- a CDS encoding sugar phosphate isomerase/epimerase family protein, with protein MTPNKYSVILGNLGNTCDRFLPTGYKDVPGTRRMLEMAGTISGISGIELVGTWDVTPANASEMKHLLEDNRLECVSIIPDHFSNKLWGRGSFCSRDAAVRQAAIDATLETADIARTVGCSMINLWLGQDGYDYPLQAHFGRERGWMVEGLREVANRCPDMRFALEYKLKEPRIHSYHARAADTLLMVQEIAASNVGVCIDVGHSLLAQENVGEAAWMLQHYGERLFHMHFNDNYRYWDDDMIVGSVHFVEYIELLHWLRESKYSGWYSMDLYPYREDGVRAVAESVAFLRDLESALTAERHEEIRRLLEAGDATASTRWVRNLIFGSRQGLS; from the coding sequence ATGACTCCAAACAAGTACTCCGTCATTCTTGGAAACCTCGGAAATACCTGTGACCGCTTTCTTCCCACCGGTTACAAGGATGTGCCCGGCACACGCCGCATGCTTGAAATGGCGGGTACTATCAGCGGGATCAGCGGCATTGAGTTGGTGGGAACTTGGGACGTCACCCCGGCAAACGCCAGCGAGATGAAGCATTTGTTGGAGGACAACCGGCTCGAATGCGTCTCCATCATCCCGGACCACTTCTCAAACAAGTTATGGGGCAGGGGCAGCTTTTGTTCACGAGATGCCGCCGTCAGGCAGGCTGCGATCGACGCCACTTTGGAAACGGCGGATATTGCACGGACCGTCGGGTGCTCGATGATTAATCTCTGGCTCGGGCAGGACGGGTACGACTACCCGCTTCAGGCACATTTCGGGCGCGAGCGCGGGTGGATGGTGGAGGGCCTGCGTGAAGTGGCGAATCGATGCCCTGACATGCGCTTCGCTTTGGAATACAAGCTCAAGGAACCGCGCATCCATTCCTACCACGCGCGTGCTGCAGACACCTTACTCATGGTTCAAGAGATCGCGGCCAGCAACGTTGGCGTGTGCATCGACGTTGGCCATTCCCTGCTGGCCCAGGAAAACGTCGGCGAGGCCGCCTGGATGCTCCAACATTACGGGGAGCGCCTGTTCCACATGCACTTCAACGACAACTATCGCTACTGGGACGACGATATGATCGTCGGAAGCGTGCACTTCGTTGAATACATCGAGTTGCTCCATTGGTTGCGCGAGAGCAAGTACTCGGGATGGTACTCCATGGATCTCTATCCATACCGCGAAGACGGCGTGCGCGCGGTTGCGGAGAGCGTCGCCTTCTTGCGCGACCTCGAAAGCGCACTCACCGCCGAACGCCATGAGGAAATCCGGCGTTTGCTCGAGGCGGGCGACGCCACCGCATCCACCCGCTGGGTGCGTAATCTAATCTTCGGATCGCGTCAGGGGCTCTCGTAA
- a CDS encoding DUF4038 domain-containing protein has protein sequence MRSRAFMPLVCLFLLAGAGLWAAYPLSISSDGHGFIDKAGNRFLLLGDTGWLIQRQPLDQVEWYFEQRRNQGFNTVMVDLVPLYYEVGTGKLDVSRGPREDANGNKPLGGDRWREANEAYFNYTLQICQAAEARGMLLILQVPVVNLVQSIMQYPTSEQEAAARRLGSIVGARFAAVQNLLWSPSHGDQDLAGNKALVRAFVIGLRSSGANQLVTSQGMWRESSREQLQGEDWLDVNGVYTYFPGDRFKAPQVYAAMTRAVAAKPAMPAFLLESQYEHGPFPLLYPRRQAWWAILSGAAGMNYGSEKIYFFEKDSWRDSVWSPGAEQMMVIHKFLADNDNQRWLPDLAGELLAEGEGMRYLGTLVEDGGSDFATAARREDGRAWAVYFPTTRNVIELRTATVAGHSRAWWMDPTTGVKSECQLRLPSLDRRLHVTPPAESNGGGGGDWVLVLVKE, from the coding sequence ATGCGTTCTCGTGCATTCATGCCCCTGGTCTGCTTGTTTCTCCTTGCCGGCGCGGGACTTTGGGCCGCCTATCCATTGTCGATTTCATCTGATGGACACGGCTTCATCGATAAGGCGGGCAACCGCTTCCTACTCTTGGGCGACACAGGCTGGCTGATTCAACGCCAGCCCCTGGACCAGGTGGAGTGGTACTTCGAGCAGCGTCGGAACCAGGGATTCAATACGGTTATGGTCGATCTGGTCCCGCTCTATTATGAAGTTGGGACAGGCAAGCTGGATGTGTCGCGCGGCCCGCGCGAGGATGCGAACGGGAACAAGCCTTTGGGTGGCGACCGTTGGCGCGAAGCCAACGAAGCCTATTTCAACTACACCCTTCAGATCTGTCAGGCAGCCGAAGCTCGCGGGATGCTGCTGATCCTCCAGGTGCCGGTCGTTAATCTCGTGCAGTCCATCATGCAATATCCCACCTCGGAACAGGAGGCAGCTGCCCGACGCCTAGGCTCCATCGTGGGAGCGCGGTTTGCCGCGGTTCAAAACCTCCTGTGGTCCCCGTCACACGGCGACCAAGATCTCGCCGGCAACAAGGCTCTCGTGCGCGCCTTTGTCATTGGTCTCCGCTCCTCGGGAGCGAACCAATTGGTCACGTCGCAAGGCATGTGGCGGGAATCCAGCCGTGAACAGCTCCAGGGCGAGGATTGGTTGGATGTGAATGGAGTCTACACCTACTTCCCGGGCGATCGATTCAAGGCGCCGCAGGTCTACGCCGCCATGACACGCGCCGTGGCCGCAAAGCCGGCGATGCCGGCCTTCCTCTTGGAGTCCCAGTATGAGCATGGTCCTTTCCCGCTCCTTTATCCAAGGAGGCAAGCGTGGTGGGCTATTCTGAGTGGTGCTGCAGGAATGAACTATGGCAGCGAGAAGATCTATTTTTTTGAAAAGGATTCCTGGAGGGATTCAGTGTGGTCGCCGGGAGCGGAACAAATGATGGTGATTCATAAGTTTCTGGCTGATAATGACAATCAACGCTGGCTTCCCGACCTCGCGGGCGAGCTTCTCGCCGAAGGCGAGGGGATGCGATACCTGGGCACCTTGGTGGAGGATGGCGGATCCGATTTTGCTACGGCCGCCCGGCGGGAAGACGGCCGCGCTTGGGCTGTTTACTTCCCCACGACGCGCAATGTCATCGAACTGCGTACCGCGACGGTCGCAGGTCACTCACGTGCATGGTGGATGGATCCCACGACAGGTGTAAAATCCGAATGTCAGCTACGCTTGCCCAGCCTCGACCGCCGCTTGCATGTGACGCCTCCCGCTGAATCGAATGGAGGCGGAGGTGGAGATTGGGTGCTGGTCCTGGTAAAGGAATAA
- a CDS encoding alpha-L-rhamnosidase C-terminal domain-containing protein produces the protein MIDIDVNRSVTSFMAISKMHTNTSLPTFALVERRMSLSRIVSHRNLGNAEALLTGGVCTLEANQDAAELVLDFGKQCVGSWSMDVRCGNTLRIVVTYGEDLQETLQEEEFTGGWYKRPRDTFSIEAGTTTLQSRGRRAFRYVRVQVEAGGAEVALLSTAAQLRHYPVNESGYFSCSDSLLNRIWEISAYTTKLCMQQYYEDGPKRDGLLWISDYRVQFLCNILLFGDLELARKSLRLIAASQRANGAIPATQGSVGAHQHPSNIDYMPGIPEGVNDWVIVNYCLDYIGCVRDFHTYSGDVDLVKELWPGIRTLLGFLLAQEPDAARSGKDFITDTYYGMDGWWGSHGMLALQYLIGFDDALHLAGIVGDEATQDTCRQFLATHRSHLLKTYRVDRDPLFFDEPHSKVSTSRQVNAFATLAGLATAEEHAQRMGILASGHYRTHTPAAGFMHFWTLLADFKSGLHEQALQSIREIWGLMLSHGATTTWDLVDPKAGAHAHSAGFAYSRCHGWSAGPAFFFPTEILGVRVDAPGWTHLTIRPNLAGLEWAEGEIPTPRGAIRVTWTKEPKLSGSVHLPAGMTADVWLGESSVRVGAGRHQF, from the coding sequence ATGATTGACATCGATGTCAATCGTTCTGTTACCTCCTTCATGGCAATCTCCAAAATGCACACGAACACCTCTCTACCCACATTCGCACTCGTCGAGCGACGCATGTCCCTTAGCCGGATCGTGAGCCATCGCAACCTCGGCAATGCGGAAGCTCTGCTCACCGGCGGAGTTTGCACGCTGGAGGCAAATCAGGATGCGGCGGAGCTCGTGCTCGACTTCGGTAAGCAATGCGTAGGCAGTTGGTCCATGGACGTGAGATGCGGGAACACCCTTCGGATCGTCGTGACCTACGGCGAAGACTTGCAGGAGACACTCCAGGAGGAGGAATTCACGGGCGGGTGGTACAAACGCCCTCGTGACACCTTCTCAATCGAGGCAGGCACGACTACGCTTCAATCGAGGGGACGACGCGCCTTTCGCTATGTCCGTGTCCAAGTCGAAGCCGGCGGGGCTGAAGTGGCACTCCTCTCCACCGCTGCCCAACTCCGTCACTACCCGGTGAATGAATCCGGCTACTTTTCCTGTTCGGATTCCCTGTTGAACCGGATCTGGGAGATAAGCGCATACACCACGAAGCTGTGCATGCAGCAGTACTACGAGGATGGGCCAAAGCGCGACGGCCTGCTCTGGATCTCGGACTATCGGGTGCAGTTCCTCTGCAACATTCTCCTGTTTGGCGACCTCGAGCTTGCTCGCAAATCCTTGCGTCTGATTGCGGCGAGCCAGCGTGCCAATGGCGCAATTCCTGCGACGCAAGGCAGTGTCGGGGCCCATCAGCACCCGTCGAACATCGACTACATGCCTGGCATACCCGAGGGCGTGAATGACTGGGTGATCGTAAACTACTGCCTCGACTACATCGGTTGTGTCCGTGATTTCCATACCTACAGCGGCGACGTCGATCTCGTGAAGGAGCTGTGGCCTGGAATCCGAACCCTCCTGGGGTTCCTTCTCGCCCAAGAACCGGACGCGGCTCGCTCGGGCAAGGACTTTATCACCGACACCTACTACGGTATGGACGGCTGGTGGGGATCCCACGGGATGCTCGCCCTCCAGTACCTGATCGGTTTCGACGACGCACTCCACCTCGCCGGGATTGTCGGCGACGAGGCGACCCAAGATACCTGCCGCCAGTTTCTCGCAACGCACAGGTCCCACCTCCTGAAAACGTATCGTGTCGATCGCGACCCCCTCTTTTTTGACGAACCACACTCCAAGGTATCCACAAGCAGGCAGGTAAATGCGTTTGCTACGCTTGCCGGGTTGGCAACGGCTGAGGAGCACGCCCAGAGGATGGGCATCCTGGCATCGGGTCACTATCGTACCCACACCCCGGCAGCGGGCTTCATGCACTTCTGGACCTTGCTCGCGGATTTCAAATCCGGGCTACACGAGCAGGCGCTCCAATCGATTCGTGAGATATGGGGGCTGATGTTGAGCCACGGCGCGACGACAACCTGGGACCTTGTCGATCCCAAGGCCGGCGCGCACGCGCACTCCGCGGGCTTCGCCTACAGCCGGTGCCACGGTTGGAGTGCCGGACCGGCTTTCTTCTTCCCGACAGAGATTCTGGGCGTTCGCGTCGACGCCCCGGGATGGACCCACCTGACCATCCGTCCGAATCTGGCCGGGCTTGAGTGGGCTGAAGGTGAGATTCCCACTCCCAGGGGAGCAATCCGTGTTACGTGGACGAAGGAGCCGAAACTCTCGGGATCCGTGCATCTCCCGGCGGGCATGACGGCGGATGTCTGGTTGGGTGAATCGTCCGTTCGTGTTGGTGCAGGACGACACCAATTCTGA
- a CDS encoding glycoside hydrolase family 140 protein, producing the protein MPGAGGPPLSPFSVSLPSLKIRPGSRFFESSSGGPVLLLGDTAWELFHRADRSEVSVYLRNRSEKQFNLVLACLVPELDGVHTPNRLGQRPFLNGEPLTPDRDYFDFVRSCVAEAAALGLRFGLLPTWGDKVNNDWGIGPRIFNEDNARAYGLFLGRNFSEFAPIWVLGGDRNPRAQDIPIWNAMAAGLREGSADTALITYHPNGKFSSSQWFHDAPWLSFNSLQSSHYEKHYPNHQMIEADWLREPRKPVLDLEPCYEDHVVRVWDLEYGPLSPDHPYPDSLLYPLAKDGIFDECDVRQAAYWSVLAGAAGFVYGHNSIWMMWQPGIMPAAPVRRDWKSALDAPGANNMTLFRRFFERGGFQGLVPDQSLLLTGRERGHDHVRAARTNDNTCILAYIPQGRPETLLLDSLVGDRHSSRWFNPKTGDVVSGETWNRMRERRFVPPRKGRSWDWVLILEPAGTTVWTT; encoded by the coding sequence ATGCCTGGCGCTGGAGGTCCACCTCTCTCCCCCTTCTCCGTGTCCTTGCCGTCTTTAAAAATCCGCCCAGGCAGTCGCTTTTTTGAATCATCCAGCGGTGGCCCCGTGCTTCTTTTGGGCGACACGGCTTGGGAGCTCTTCCATCGCGCAGATCGGAGCGAGGTGTCGGTCTATCTGCGCAATCGCAGCGAGAAGCAGTTCAATCTCGTCCTGGCCTGCCTGGTGCCGGAGTTGGATGGAGTCCACACGCCCAATCGGCTCGGCCAGCGGCCGTTTCTCAACGGAGAACCCCTGACACCGGACCGCGACTATTTTGATTTCGTGAGATCATGTGTGGCGGAGGCGGCGGCGCTGGGGCTGCGCTTTGGCCTTTTGCCGACGTGGGGCGATAAGGTGAACAATGACTGGGGAATCGGTCCCCGGATATTCAACGAGGACAATGCGCGTGCCTACGGCCTTTTCTTGGGTCGGAACTTCTCGGAGTTCGCTCCCATTTGGGTCCTTGGTGGCGATCGTAACCCCCGGGCCCAAGACATTCCGATCTGGAATGCGATGGCGGCGGGGCTGAGGGAGGGCTCGGCCGACACCGCTCTCATTACGTACCACCCCAACGGCAAGTTCAGTTCGTCCCAGTGGTTCCATGATGCACCTTGGTTGTCCTTCAATTCGCTGCAATCGAGCCATTACGAGAAGCACTACCCCAACCATCAGATGATTGAAGCCGATTGGCTGCGAGAACCGCGCAAGCCAGTTCTCGACCTGGAGCCTTGTTACGAGGACCACGTGGTGCGCGTGTGGGACCTCGAATATGGTCCGCTTTCACCGGACCATCCCTATCCTGATTCCCTCCTGTATCCACTCGCCAAGGACGGGATCTTCGATGAGTGCGACGTACGCCAGGCCGCTTACTGGAGCGTCCTCGCGGGAGCTGCCGGATTCGTGTATGGGCACAACAGCATTTGGATGATGTGGCAGCCCGGGATCATGCCAGCGGCCCCTGTCAGACGTGACTGGAAGAGCGCGCTGGATGCCCCCGGGGCGAACAACATGACGCTCTTTCGTCGTTTCTTTGAGCGCGGAGGATTCCAAGGCCTGGTTCCCGACCAGTCTCTCCTCCTCACCGGAAGAGAACGCGGTCACGACCATGTGCGTGCGGCACGAACCAACGACAACACCTGTATCCTGGCTTACATCCCTCAAGGACGCCCAGAGACCCTGCTGCTTGATTCGCTCGTCGGTGACCGGCACAGCAGTCGCTGGTTCAATCCTAAGACGGGAGATGTCGTCTCGGGCGAAACCTGGAACCGGATGCGCGAGCGCCGGTTTGTGCCTCCGCGGAAAGGAAGAAGCTGGGATTGGGTTCTGATCCTGGAACCGGCTGGCACCACGGTTTGGACCACCTGA
- a CDS encoding MFS transporter: MTPTDTSGNRTTRKEMTLWGVGSIGETIMQQSVGALVMPIFTTAFGMSAVLVSWAITIPRLLDAFADPIIGLMSDNARTRWGRRRPFLLLGAILCGILVAAVWWVPQGWPEAWKFTALLIGLIVFWLAFTLYQIPLLALGYELTEDYHQRTDVMAMRSLFCALPTFFLGWTYWLALRPVFGGEIHGIRMVSLVLGLLVFISGAIPVVFCRERYQTTSQPQLGLVAALKATLKNRYFLHLMGIQSCVNIGMGIFNAVFFYVNVYYICGGNKSLATQITAVGGTLFSITMFAGIPATPFFSRRLGKKNSMVFGFVLLLGNALLSYFLQDPARPYLQLIGTALAGISVLFATLFINAFIADICDLDEDQVGQRREGMFTAVMGFINKVQVSIASVIAGYLVEHVSNFNASLATQSTDTLRRLQLSAIVPYILCYGVGLAAAWLFPINQKMMDAVQARLHLARANRKQA, encoded by the coding sequence ATGACGCCCACCGATACGTCCGGGAACCGCACCACGCGCAAGGAAATGACCCTCTGGGGCGTGGGCTCCATTGGCGAAACAATCATGCAGCAAAGCGTCGGTGCGCTCGTGATGCCGATCTTCACCACGGCCTTTGGCATGAGCGCCGTGTTGGTCAGCTGGGCCATCACCATTCCCCGGCTCCTGGATGCATTCGCCGATCCCATCATTGGGCTAATGTCGGACAACGCCCGCACGCGTTGGGGCCGGCGGCGCCCCTTCCTCCTCCTGGGGGCGATCCTCTGCGGCATCCTCGTGGCGGCGGTGTGGTGGGTGCCGCAAGGCTGGCCGGAAGCTTGGAAGTTCACCGCACTCCTCATCGGACTCATTGTGTTCTGGCTCGCGTTCACGCTCTACCAGATCCCACTGCTCGCGCTGGGCTATGAGTTGACGGAGGACTATCATCAGCGCACCGACGTGATGGCGATGCGCTCCCTTTTCTGCGCGCTTCCCACCTTCTTCCTTGGCTGGACATACTGGCTGGCGCTGCGACCTGTATTTGGCGGGGAAATACACGGGATCCGAATGGTGTCCTTGGTGCTGGGACTTCTCGTCTTCATCTCGGGAGCGATTCCGGTGGTCTTCTGCCGTGAACGCTACCAGACCACCAGCCAGCCACAGCTCGGCCTGGTGGCGGCTTTGAAGGCGACTCTCAAGAATCGCTATTTCCTGCACCTGATGGGAATCCAGAGCTGCGTGAATATCGGCATGGGGATCTTCAATGCCGTCTTCTTCTACGTGAACGTCTATTACATCTGCGGCGGGAACAAGTCGCTCGCGACGCAAATCACGGCCGTCGGCGGCACCCTCTTCAGCATCACCATGTTCGCGGGCATACCGGCCACGCCCTTCTTCAGCCGAAGGCTCGGCAAGAAGAACAGCATGGTCTTTGGCTTTGTGCTCCTTCTGGGCAACGCGCTTCTCAGCTACTTCCTGCAGGACCCCGCCCGCCCCTACCTGCAGCTTATCGGAACTGCGCTCGCCGGAATCTCCGTGCTCTTCGCCACGCTCTTCATCAACGCGTTCATTGCTGACATTTGCGACCTTGATGAGGACCAAGTGGGGCAACGTCGTGAAGGGATGTTCACAGCCGTGATGGGCTTCATCAACAAGGTGCAGGTGAGTATCGCATCCGTCATTGCCGGCTACCTGGTGGAGCATGTGTCCAACTTCAATGCGAGCCTCGCAACGCAATCGACCGACACCCTGCGACGACTGCAACTCTCCGCGATCGTTCCCTATATTCTTTGTTATGGTGTCGGTCTCGCTGCGGCTTGGCTCTTCCCCATCAATCAAAAGATGATGGACGCGGTGCAGGCGCGCCTTCACCTGGCGCGCGCAAACCGAAAACAAGCGTAG
- a CDS encoding glycoside hydrolase family 36 protein — protein MIHPSLAKIRILSRHVLGDTIALYRVDDATGQVQLELLPLSAENAVVDRRMTLADTHEISLLPEGFWQPPPWQMDSLVHFKVQGENAPWGFGSGVTLRHAPSIAQLRFSRQAVEEEGTRRTIRTVLVREQPTRIEVEHRLVYIQGEKGLRVSTYLRNAGDKTITLDLLTSFSLAGITPFARDDAPGRLWVHRLRSWWSAEGRLESSPIEHLHLDRAWGTGTMRSERFGQLGSMPCRHFFPFVAVEDRPRQVLWGAQLATNGTWELEVYRRCDQVCLSGGLGDREFGHWSKALAPWEDFETPTVHLATTTGTIDDLADALTSLQRPALETQPAIEREMPVQANDWCTIWGSPTEEKTLALASALQGRGIRYLVIDDGWAQRPPDQVCQCNGDWVVNLERYPRGLRPVCDELRRLGFIPGVWFEFEVSNEGNPTFSLTDHQLKRDGVPLQVGSRHYWDFRDPWVHDYLTEKVIHFLRDNNFGYLKVDYNDSIGIGVDGAESLGEGLRAHLEGVQRFFRRIRQELPELVIENCSSGGHRLEPSQQMICAMGSFSDAHECKEIPIVAANLLRAILARQSLIWAVLHKRDSDRRLVYSLAATFLGRVCLSGEIPELTGAQTVILNEGLSAYREAAPVIRDGFVRRFGPEVLSYRAPRGWQAITFSTLDQLLVVAHAFADAPSQVDVPLPAGNWKLQRAFPALPSMNVSSTLTIVFPGDFSAQVLLLRRS, from the coding sequence ATGATTCACCCCTCTCTCGCAAAGATTCGGATCCTCAGCCGACACGTGCTCGGAGATACGATCGCCCTTTACCGTGTTGATGACGCGACAGGCCAAGTACAGCTTGAGCTGTTGCCTCTCTCCGCTGAAAACGCGGTGGTGGACCGTCGGATGACACTAGCCGACACCCATGAAATTTCCCTACTGCCGGAGGGGTTTTGGCAACCCCCACCATGGCAAATGGATTCCCTTGTTCATTTCAAAGTACAGGGCGAAAATGCGCCTTGGGGATTTGGCTCGGGCGTGACTCTTCGCCACGCGCCAAGCATCGCCCAGCTGCGCTTCAGTCGGCAAGCCGTGGAGGAAGAAGGCACACGGCGGACGATTCGCACCGTGTTGGTGCGTGAGCAGCCCACCCGTATCGAGGTGGAGCACCGGCTGGTCTATATCCAAGGAGAAAAGGGGCTGCGCGTCTCAACCTATCTTCGCAACGCAGGCGACAAGACGATCACATTGGATCTCCTGACAAGCTTCTCGCTCGCAGGAATCACACCGTTCGCACGCGATGACGCTCCGGGCCGACTTTGGGTTCATCGCCTCCGCAGTTGGTGGTCCGCGGAAGGGCGCCTCGAGTCGTCGCCAATCGAGCACCTCCACCTCGACCGTGCCTGGGGCACCGGCACCATGCGCTCCGAACGTTTTGGGCAGCTTGGGTCCATGCCATGCCGCCACTTTTTCCCATTTGTGGCAGTTGAAGACCGGCCTCGCCAGGTGCTCTGGGGTGCGCAGTTGGCGACCAATGGAACTTGGGAACTCGAGGTCTATCGCAGGTGCGATCAAGTATGCCTCTCGGGTGGGCTCGGCGACCGGGAGTTTGGCCACTGGTCAAAAGCACTCGCGCCTTGGGAGGATTTTGAGACGCCGACCGTCCACCTCGCTACCACCACCGGCACGATTGACGACTTGGCGGATGCGCTGACCTCCCTGCAACGGCCCGCTCTGGAGACGCAGCCAGCGATTGAACGGGAGATGCCAGTGCAAGCCAATGACTGGTGCACGATCTGGGGGAGCCCCACCGAAGAGAAGACCCTGGCACTCGCCAGCGCCCTTCAAGGTCGAGGGATCCGCTACCTGGTGATTGACGATGGTTGGGCACAGCGGCCACCTGATCAAGTCTGCCAGTGCAACGGTGACTGGGTCGTGAATCTAGAGCGCTACCCCCGGGGGCTCCGGCCGGTATGCGACGAGCTTCGTCGGTTGGGCTTCATTCCGGGCGTGTGGTTCGAGTTTGAAGTCTCGAATGAAGGCAATCCGACCTTCAGCCTGACTGACCACCAATTGAAACGCGACGGTGTCCCGTTGCAGGTTGGGAGTCGCCACTACTGGGATTTTCGGGATCCCTGGGTGCATGACTACCTCACCGAGAAGGTGATTCATTTTCTCCGCGACAACAACTTCGGCTACCTGAAAGTGGATTACAATGACTCGATTGGAATCGGAGTGGATGGCGCCGAGTCGCTAGGAGAAGGCCTGCGGGCACACTTGGAGGGAGTGCAACGCTTCTTTCGGCGCATTCGCCAGGAGCTTCCCGAATTGGTAATCGAAAACTGCTCCTCGGGCGGGCACCGCCTGGAGCCCTCACAACAGATGATCTGCGCCATGGGTTCCTTTTCAGACGCTCACGAATGCAAGGAAATCCCCATCGTTGCTGCGAACCTCCTGCGGGCAATTCTCGCGCGCCAGAGTCTCATCTGGGCGGTCCTCCACAAGCGCGATTCCGACCGGCGCCTCGTGTATTCGCTCGCGGCAACCTTTCTTGGACGTGTCTGCCTCTCGGGCGAGATCCCTGAGCTCACTGGTGCCCAAACGGTAATCCTTAACGAAGGACTCTCTGCGTACCGCGAGGCAGCGCCCGTCATCCGAGATGGCTTCGTTCGCCGTTTTGGGCCGGAGGTGCTGAGCTACCGCGCCCCCCGCGGGTGGCAGGCGATCACCTTTTCAACCCTGGATCAGTTGCTCGTGGTTGCGCACGCCTTTGCAGATGCGCCCTCACAGGTCGACGTTCCCTTGCCGGCGGGCAATTGGAAACTCCAAAGGGCTTTTCCCGCCCTGCCCTCCATGAATGTCTCGAGCACCCTCACGATTGTATTCCCGGGTGATTTCTCCGCACAAGTCCTCCTCCTCCGACGCTCATGA
- a CDS encoding phosphoribosylaminoimidazolesuccinocarboxamide synthase, producing MPSFDEIVSSLPKQAVTSITDVPFPRIASGKVRDLFDLGDAYLIVASDRLSAFDVILPDGIPGKGIILTQISNWWFSQTDSVLRNHLLPDQEGLLAGKYKLSRDLQLRSMVTRKLRPLTIECVVRGYLVGSGWSSYKKSGKVCGTELPPGLRQAERLPEPLFTPTTKAPKGQHDEPIDDAQGMAAIGESLYRKVKETSIALYNLGHARAAKAGLILADTKFEFGTDAEGGLWLIDEVLTPDSSRYWPADQYAPDQSPPSFDKQFVRDHLLAVKWDQKPPAPHLPADVIAKTQEKYISALREILK from the coding sequence ATGCCGTCCTTCGACGAAATCGTCTCCTCCCTTCCCAAGCAGGCCGTCACGTCCATTACCGACGTGCCCTTTCCGCGCATTGCTTCGGGGAAGGTGCGCGACCTCTTCGACCTCGGTGACGCCTATCTGATTGTGGCGTCAGACCGACTCTCGGCCTTCGACGTGATCTTGCCTGACGGCATTCCTGGCAAAGGAATCATTTTGACCCAGATTTCCAATTGGTGGTTTTCGCAGACGGATTCCGTACTGCGAAACCACTTGCTCCCGGACCAGGAGGGTTTGCTCGCAGGCAAGTACAAGCTGTCCCGAGACCTCCAGCTCCGCTCGATGGTGACGCGAAAGCTTCGCCCGTTGACGATCGAGTGTGTGGTGCGAGGCTACCTGGTTGGGAGTGGTTGGAGCTCGTACAAGAAGTCGGGCAAGGTGTGTGGTACCGAGTTGCCCCCGGGCCTTCGGCAAGCGGAGCGGCTGCCTGAACCGTTGTTTACGCCCACGACGAAGGCGCCCAAGGGCCAGCATGACGAGCCGATTGATGACGCACAGGGCATGGCGGCCATCGGTGAGAGCCTCTACCGGAAGGTGAAGGAAACCAGCATTGCCTTGTACAATTTAGGCCATGCGCGCGCGGCCAAAGCAGGTCTGATCCTAGCCGATACCAAGTTCGAATTCGGCACCGATGCGGAAGGCGGACTTTGGCTGATCGACGAGGTCCTCACGCCCGACTCTTCCCGCTACTGGCCTGCCGACCAGTATGCTCCCGATCAGAGTCCTCCAAGCTTTGACAAACAATTCGTACGGGACCACCTGCTTGCCGTGAAATGGGACCAGAAGCCGCCCGCTCCACACCTCCCTGCCGACGTGATTGCCAAGACACAGGAGAAATACATTTCCGCACTCCGCGAGATTTTGAAGTAG